The Impatiens glandulifera chromosome 3, dImpGla2.1, whole genome shotgun sequence genome contains a region encoding:
- the LOC124930938 gene encoding trimethyltridecatetraene synthase-like, translating into MESLHWIACLFTAVLLLISTQLRRRKTLALPPGPKPWPIIGNLNLIGTLPHRSIHELTLKYGPIMQLRFGSFPVVVGSSVEMAKVFLKTMDVTFVGRPNLAAGKYTTYNYSDITWSPYGPYWRQARKMCLMELFSAKRLDSFEFIRVEELNSLLKNMFNSAGTSISLKDHLTTLSLNIISRMVLGKRYLDQDENSVVSPEEFMKMLDELFLLNGVFTIGDSIPWLAFLDLEGYVKRMKILAKKFDKFLEYVLDEHITRRSIDHDKFVAKDMVDVLLQLADDPNLEVKLERHGVKAFTQDLLAGGTESSAVTVEWAMSEMLKKPETFQKAQEELDRVIGSNRWVQEKDMPNLPYIEAIAKETMRMHPVAPMLVPRESREDCKVAGYDIPRGTRVLVSVWSIGRDPTLWDEPNQFNPDRFIGKAIDVKGHDFELLPFGSGRRMCPGYSLGLKVIQTSLANLLHGYKWSLPNGMSPEDLNMDEIFGLSTPKKIPLVTVVEPRLPHNLYK; encoded by the exons ATGGAATCCCTTCACTGGATTGCTTGTCTCTTTACGGCGGTGCTCCTCCTCATCTCCACCCAACTCCGTCGCCGGAAAACCCTTGCATTGCCGCCTGGTCCTAAACCCTGGCCCATAATCGGAAACCTTAACCTAATTGGCACCCTTCCCCACCGATCCATCCACGAACTCACACTTAAGTATGGACCGATTATGCAGCTAAGGTTCGGTTCTTTCCCTGTCGTGGTTGGCTCCTCCGTCGAGATGGCTAAGGTTTTCTTAAAGACCATGGATGTTACGTTTGTTGGTCGCCCAAACTTGGCTGCCGGAAAGTACACCACTTACAACTACTCCGACATCACGTGGTCACCCTACGGGCCATACTGGAGGCAGGCCCGTAAGATGTGCCTCATGGAACTCTTTAGCGCAAAACGGTTGGACTCGTTCGAGTTTATCCGAGTCGAGGAATTGAACTCGCTTcttaaaaacatgtttaattCGGCTGGAACATCTATTTCGCTGAAAGATCATTTGACTACTTTGAGTCTTAATATCATTAGTAGAATGGTTCTTGGAAAGAG GTACCTAGATCAGGACGAGAATTCAGTGGTATCGCCTGAAGAATTCATGAAGATGTTAGATGAATTGTTCTTGCTAAACGGAGTGTTCACAATTGGCGATTCAATTCCTTGGTTGGCCTTCTTGGACTTGGAGGGATATGTGAAGAGGATGAAAATCTTGGCGAAAAAGTTTGACAAATTCCTTGAGTACGTTCTTGACGAGCACATCACCAGGAGGTCTATCGATCATGACAAATTTGTGGCCAAAGATATGGTGGATGTGTTGCTACAACTAGCCGATGACCCGAATCTCGAGGTCAAGCTCGAAAGACACGGTGTCAAGGCTTTTACTCAG GATCTCTTAGCGGGTGGAACCGAGAGTTCAGCTGTGACAGTTGAATGGGCAATGTCGGAGATGTTGAAGAAGCCGGAGACCTTCCAGAAGGCACAAGAGGAGTTGGATCGCGTCATTGGCTCCAACCGATGGGTCCAAGAGAAGGATATGCCAAATCTCCCTTACATCGAGGCTATAGCAAAAGAAACTATGCGGATGCACCCAGTGGCTCCGATGCTCGTGCCTAGGGAGTCAAGGGAGGATTGCAAGGTGGCAGGCTACGACATTCCTCGAGGAACTCGAGTCCTAGTGAGCGTGTGGAGCATTGGGCGAGATCCGACACTGTGGGATGAACCAAACCAGTTTAACCCAGATAGGTTCATTGGGAAGGCAATCGACGTGAAAGGACACGATTTTGAGCTTCTTCCGTTCGGGTCTGGTAGAAGAATGTGCCCCGGCTATAGTTTAGGGCTAAAGGTGATCCAGACTAGCCTGGCTAACCTCTTGCATGGGTATAAGTGGAGTTTGCCTAATGGGATGAGTCCAGAGGACTTGAATATGGACGAGATTTTTGGCCTTTCCACTCCAAAGAAAATCCCGTTGGTGACTGTGGTTGAGCCTAGGCTTCCACacaatttatacaaataa